The stretch of DNA ATCGTTTTCATGGGTTCAGCCGATTTTGGAATCCCCGCCCTAGAGTGCCTTCTAACGAAGTATTCTATCGTTGGTATTGTAAGCACTCCGGCTAAGCCCAGAGGGAGAGGTCTCAAACTCGCAGATTCTCCTGTTACCTGTTTTGCCAGGCAGAAGGGCCTTGAACCTGTTATTACTCCCGAAAACGTTAAATCCCCTGAATTACCCCGGATTTTAACAGACCTGAGAGCTGATATTTTCGTTGTGGTGGCTTTCAGGATTCTACCCAGGTCCATCTTCTCCATTCCTCCGCTTGGCACTGTTAACATCCATGCATCACTGCTTCCTGAATTCCGGGGACCGGCTCCAATCCAGCGTGCAATCGAGGCGGGGCGGACCGAAACTGGTGTGACAATCTTCAGAATCGAGGAGGGGGTCGACACCGGGGAGATAATCCTTCAGAAGAAGACTCCTATCGGCCCTGAGGAAACAACTCCGGAGTTGTACAACCGTTTGAGTCATCTTGGAGCCGAGGCGCTTATGGAGTCACTGGATATGCTCAGAGAGGGAAAAAAGGTTACGACTGTTCCGCAGGACCACTCGCTGGCATCAAAAGCCCCTAAGCTCTTAAAAGAAGAAGCTTTGATCCAGTGGCAGCTATCAAGTGATCAGATCTTCAACAAAATTCGCGCGTTTAAACCTTTCCCCGGAACTTTTGCGATGCTAGGCGGTAAGCGTCTTGGAATCGAATGGGCAAAAATAATAGACAGGCACAGTGCCAGTGC from Fibrobacter sp. encodes:
- a CDS encoding methionyl-tRNA formyltransferase, coding for MRIVFMGSADFGIPALECLLTKYSIVGIVSTPAKPRGRGLKLADSPVTCFARQKGLEPVITPENVKSPELPRILTDLRADIFVVVAFRILPRSIFSIPPLGTVNIHASLLPEFRGPAPIQRAIEAGRTETGVTIFRIEEGVDTGEIILQKKTPIGPEETTPELYNRLSHLGAEALMESLDMLREGKKVTTVPQDHSLASKAPKLLKEEALIQWQLSSDQIFNKIRAFKPFPGTFAMLGGKRLGIEWAKIIDRHSASAKPGSVVSVYRDFFDVQCGNGILRILTVKPEGRKIMSVHDFLLSSNLKEGDILL